The window GCTGGTGTTCCCAGATCTTTTAAGGGCAAAGCTGATGTTGGTGCTGCCAATCGTCGGGTTCGGTATGCTCTGGGCCAGCATATAGGCGGCCGGGATGTCCCCGCCAAAGCCTATGCTCATCGGACCGTAGTACGTTGTGCTGCCGTTGGCGCCGATCTCGGCCAGGCGGTAATAATACTCGCCCTTGGCGGTGATGGTATTGTCGGTATAACTGTAATTCTTCGGCTGGGAGGTTGTTCCACCTCCGTCAACCTTGCCCACGGTGACAAAGCCCTGATCGGCATTTTCCGACCGCTCAATTTCCCAGCGCAAACATTCCTGTTCGCTCTCGGTCCGCCAGGTAAGGTTCACCCCGTCGGAGGAAGCCATCAGGTTCATGCCGGCAAAGCTGACCGCCAGGGCGTCCCGGAAGTTGGTACTGGAGATGATGTCGCCGGCGGCGGTGATGGCAAAAGGCTGGGGCCCGCGGTTGATGGCGGCGGCGGTGACGGTTACGGTAAAGGTTCTGCTGGCCTTGGAGGAGGCCGGGGCCAGCCAGACCACTTCTTCCGGGTTCACTGTATCGGCAGTGCCGCCGGTGATGGAAAAGCCGTTGCTGGCCGGCTGGCCAAAGACATTGCCCAAGTATGTGTTGGTGCCATCGGTCACGGTCAGGTTAAGATTGTTGACCGAGATGTCGGTGCTGGGCGAGGCCGAAGGATAATCGTAATAAGCTAATACTATCTTTAAGGGCTCGGTGGTGGAAGTGCCGGTGCTGATGGTATAGGAATAGGTCTGCCCGGTGGTGGTGAAGGTCTTGGCATCGTCTATCTTCAGCTTGCGGGCGTCGCCCGAGAAATAGAGAGCGTCATCCAGCACCACTCCGCCCCAGCCCTGGCCCTGCGAAGGCACGTTCTGGGTTCCGGTCTGGCCGATGGCGTCTATGGAATAGGCACCGTTAAAGTTCCGGGTAGCCAGCATCATCAGCGATTTGATCAAGGCTCCTTTGGGAGCGGCAATGGCGTCTCCGGCCACCTTGGTTCCGGTCTTCCACCAACCCTCGGTAAGATACTGCCGCACCTGGGCTCCCATGCCGGCCATGGTGGGAGTGGACATGGAAGTTCCGCCCATGGTTACAATGCCGGTGTTGTTTGTGGTCAAACTGCCGTCAGAATCCACCGACCAAATGTACCATCCGCCGCAACCCAGTATGGCCGGCCTCCTCAGGCCCTCGTCGGTCGGACCGTGGGAGGAAAACTCGGCCACATCCAAAAGTTCATTGCGGTCGGCAGTACCGTTGACCGCCCAGGTGGTGGCGGTGGAGCCGAATCCTGATTCGCTGGCGCCAACGCAGACGATGTTCTTGGAAGTAGCTGGCGAGTTTACCCGGTCTCCCGAAGTATTGTCGTTACCGGCAGAACGGAACATCACCAGGTCCTGGTGAGCCCAGGCCACGGTATCAAGCTGGCGGCAGTTTATGGTATAACTAGAGGCCCCGCCGGCGCTTTGCCCCCAGGAGGAAGAAGTAACCCTGGCCCCGGCGTTGTATTCCCAGATGTATATGTCGGCATAGTTGGTGGGCAATACCAAGGCATCGCTGGCTCCGCCGATATCGGTAAAGGCTATCCGGCATTTGGGGGCCATTCCCATGGCCCGGGGCAGTGAGGCTTGGGTGGTCAGCCATCCCAGGCTGTCGGCGCCGATTGAGCCGCTGGTATGGCTGCCGTGACCGGAAGAGGTCAGGTCGAAGGTATCGGCATGAACATTGTAGGAAACTATTTTTCGGTGGGCGTTTTGAAAATCAACTATGGTGTCTTTGTTCTTGTCATATAAAGGTTTTAATGAAGCATCCCGGAAATAGATGTTGTCCCAGTCCATGCCGGTATCATCGTCTCCTACAATCTGGCCCTGGCCGTACAATCCGCGTTTGTAAATGGGCATTTTCAGGGAATCGTCGGCGGTATTGTTGGTCAGCTTTGATTTCCAGGAATCAGCGGCCGCCCTCATGCCGGTGGAGTCCAAGCTCTGGTTGATCCAGCGGCTCCAGGCGTTGTGCAGGGTAGGCTGAAAATAGCGTTCAACCCAGTAAACCTCGGGATAATTGGCGATCTCTTTGGCGATCTCTATTGACTGGTCGGCTGGAATGGATACCTGTACTATGTTCTCGCCGTGCTGAAGGTAGCGGACTTCTTTCTTGGCGGTGATCCGTTCTCTGACCGGTTTGGCGTCGGCCACTTCAAAGGTAACGATGTTCAGCATGATCCGTCCCGGCTCATCCAATGAATATGGGGTTGGAGCTTCCAGCAATTTGGGGCTGATGCGGAAAGCCGGCTGGTTGTATCCCACAAACTGGACCATGGGCATCTTTTCCACTACAGCCTTCACCTGGGGGGTCATTTTAACGATGTGGGCATAGTTGGGGAGGTAGTCAAAAACCTTGCCCCCGGCCCGCACCACCTGGTCGCGCCAGGCGTCCAGCACCGGACCGGTGAACTGAACGATGTAATAGTCCGGACCGTCGGCCTTGGCCGTCCGCTCCAGACCCAGGTTCTTGTAGGAAGGCATTCCGCTTTTGGTGGAGAAAGCGCCGATCCGCATCTTTAGAACGCTGGGATCGGTAGCCAGTGCCTGGGAAACGGCCAATACCAGGATGAAGATTACCGACAGAGCTCGTTTCATTGAATGTTGTCCTCTATGTTAAATTTTAGTTAATGACTTAAACAGACCTGGGAACCTGCCCACTAAAAGGCACGAAATAACACTGACAATCTATAACGATTTAGCCACAAAAAGCACAAATGGCACAAATCTCGTTATTCGTTAATGTAAAATGTTTACACTGAACAGGCAAATTTGTAAAATAAAATCTGCGTGAATCTGCTAAATCTGCGGATATTCGCGTCCCATTATGGTACCTACTCCGCCGGATTGCGCATAGGTGTCTGAGTGGCCGCCGCAGGCGGGTTTATCGAAGACACCTCTACTCCGCCGGGTCCAGCTCCTGTACCTGAAGCGCCCGGTGCACCTCGTCATGGGTGGTGTGCCCCAGGTCCACCAGGCACTCGCCGATGCGCTTTCCCGTCCCCTGCATCTGCTGCCAACGGGCCTTGTTGATGTGTTCCAAGGTTACATAACCCAGGGAGACCATTATCTCACCGATGATTTTTCGTCTTTTGGCCATTTTCTTTAAGGTTATAAATGTAATATTATACAAACGGGCCCCGGTCAAAAGCCATTTATTCAAGCTGGGACCCGTCTGCAGTTTATCAAGAATAACTTGGACCGCTATCGCAGGATGGTTATTTTTTTGGTGGCAGTGAAATTACCGGAAACTAATTTATAGAAATACACTCCATTGGCTGATAACTTTCCCTGACGGTCCTTGCCGTTCCACATTGCCGGATGCATGCCTGCTTCTTTCCACCCTTCGCTCAGCGTCTGCACTTCCATTCCAAGCAGGTTATAGACCTTGATGCTGGTCTGTCCAGCTTGCTTTAGGGAATATTTAAAACTGACCCCGCCCTGGGATGGATTGGGAAAAGCTGGCATTAGTGCGTATCCCAGCGCTGCTGGGCCTGGCTTAATATAGCTGACCTCCAGCGGACCGAAAGAATTCTGGTCGCCCGAAGCATCAGACTGGATCAACCGATAGTAATAAACTCCCGAGGTCAGTTCCGGGGAGTAGTCGGTAAAACTGTAATCATGGGCGGTGTTGGTGGTGCCGTAGGAAGGCAGGTTAGCAACGGTCTGGTAATTCTCCGCCGGACCATTTGTACGTTCAATAGCCCAAGCATAGCTTTCCATTTCGCTTTCGGTCCGCCAGTTCAGGGTAATGCCGTACTGCCCGGTAGTCGCTGTGAACTGGGAAAGGTTCACCCCCAAAGGCCCGGCCGGGATCACATATAATGTGCAGAGCATGGCTTTGGCTATGTCCCCGCTCTTGCCGGCCGCCGGTATCTTTCGGATCGCTGTCCCTGAACGGCTGGTGCCGTTGTTGAGATAGGTGATGGGGTACGCGGTACCTGTGCTGTCGAAATTGGCCTGGTTGGTGCTGTTCCACATGTCTGCGGCATCGCCCCGGTTAGTGCCGTTATATAATTCCGAAACATAGGTAGCCGCAGTTTGGTCGGTTTCCTCCAAGGCCACGCCCAAGGCCCGCGATCCGGCATTATTTACCGTATTGGCATTCAGATAGGTAGTCGTAGTATATGTACTATCGATATGGTATATGGCCAGACCAGAGCTGTAAATATTCTGGTCCCAAGCCACTCCGCTGACCGGGCCGGTGGCGGCAGACCGACGATCCTCTATCAGCCAGAACTGGGTGTTGGTCAGAAGGCCAAGCTTGGAAACCCTGGCGGTAGTGCGGTGGGAATCGGACAGTGTGGCGCTGAAATTGTATGATCCGTTCTGGGTGACATTAAAAGGCACTATCCAGCCCAAAAACCTCTTGCACCATACATCCAGACATACCGGAGTAGCGTTTGTCAAACCATTACCACCCCAGGAACCGGCGGCCATAGCTGACCAGTTGCCTAATCCTTCACCGTAACCACCAGTGTCGTAAAGATCCGGTAACCCCAAGGCATGTCCGAATTCGTGGCAAAATACACCGCACCCGATGATCTCAACCGTTCCGCTGTTGCCGTCGCCGTAAACGGTCTTTTCGGGCATTATTATATATTTATCCGGACATTTTTTCCGCGCGAGTTCACATCTCCGGTAACATACGGGACACCACCTGTAAAGCCGGTAAGCCAAAAACTATGCGAATGGATATCAGCATTTAATCCGGTTTCTTCGCGTCCCCTTCCGGCATGAATAACCCACAAAACATCTACGGTATCATCATTATTGGAATCAAAACTGGGATTGGCAAAATTAACAGCAGCATCGCAGGCTTGAAGCGTTTTTAGAATGAACTCATAGGTGTTTTTGGTTGTGCCGTCTGTCAAACCTCCAGCGTTATTTCCGAAGTAAGCCCTGGTATTGCCACTGGAGACCCAGTTAAACACGCTGCCCGAACAGCTCATGGCATTATAGGACATATCCCGATAATAGTTATTAACCGACTTTACCCCGGCACCAGTATTGAACAGATTAGTTTGCATCGCGGCATTGGTATAGATATGCACAGTATCGGTAAAATCGCCGGTAACCACCGGATAATTGCGATTTCCCGATATTTTTGTCCTGCCAAGTTTGATCTCACTCTGCAAGATTCCGTTCTTCGGGGAATCAATGCCCAGTTTTTGCATCAATTCCATTTGTTCTTTATCCAGAACAATCCCCTCCCGGGGCGGCATGGCTTGCAATAACCCTGTTGTCAGGAAAAGACACATAAACAACGTTGTCATAATTTTATTCATTTTAGTGTCCCTCCTTCCTTACTTTAAAGTTTTCCCCCCCTTACATCAAACCCCCCTGCCAAAGGCGGGGGGGTTTGATATGTAAAAAGCTAAACGATTACTTAAGCACCGTAAGCTTTTTGGTGGACTGGAACTCGCCCGAGATCAGCTTGTAGAAGTAGATGCCGTTGGAAACCTGGCGGCCGTTGTCATCAGTTCCATTCCAGGTAACGGTGTAGAAACCGGCCTTGCGGGTATCGTTGGCCAGGGTCTTCACCTGCTCACCCAGCACGTTGTAGACCACTAGGCTGACCTTGCCCGGGTTCTTTAAGGCAAAGGCTACTTTGGTGGAATTGCGGCCGACCGGGTTAGGATAATTCTGGGACAATTCGTAAGCCACCGGGATCTTGCCTACGGTCTCTATCAGCTGGCCGGAGAGGCTTTGGTGACCATCGCTGTTGACATTGTACAGCTGGTAGTAATAGATGCCTTCAGCTTCCACCACATCGGTATGGCTGTAAGATTTGCCGTAGGGGTTGGTTCCGGCGCCGTCCAAAGTGGCCACATCCTGGTAATTCACGCCATCAACGGAACGCTTGATGATCCACTGGTAGTTGTTCAGTTCGGAAGCGGTGGCCCAGTTAAGAGTAACGCTGTTGTTGGAGGTTGCAGCCGCGAAACTGGTAAGCTCAACCGCCTTGGCGTCGGCGTTGACCGAGGCGCCCCATGATCCGCCGGTGTAATAGTTAGATGAGGTTACGGTGTAGACCCAGGCAGCCTTGCCGCCCTTGGCGCTGTTGTCGATAAAGCTGTCGGCCACGCCGGCTCCGTAACGGTGGGTGATGGTAGCCAGCAGGTCGCCGGATGTCGGGGGAGTGGTTGATCCCAGGACCTGCCTATACAGGTTGTACCGGAATACCTTCTGTTTGTCAACGTTGGCCTTGAACCACTTGATCTTATTGCTGGTGGCGGAAAGCGTGGTTACCTTGACGCTGTCGGGCGGGGTCGCTCCAACCAGGCCGGTGATGTCGATCTTGTAAACCTTGGCTTCGTCCATGGAGGCGCAATACAGATAGTGCCGGTTGCCCACCGCATAGGGAACATAGGCTGCTGTTCCCACCGGGGCGTAAGGAACTCCGGCCGAGTTGGTGGCTTCCATGGCCATGCCATAGGTGCCGTAGCTACCGTAGGTGGAAGGTCCGGGCATGATGTCAACCAATTGTCCATTGGTCGGGTTCCGGCGCATTAAATAGTTCATGAATACAGAGGAGGTCCAGATGCTGGAGCCGTCATTTTCCAAGGCCCGGCCGTTCCACCACTGGCCGCCA of the candidate division TA06 bacterium genome contains:
- a CDS encoding S8 family serine peptidase — its product is MKRALSVIFILVLAVSQALATDPSVLKMRIGAFSTKSGMPSYKNLGLERTAKADGPDYYIVQFTGPVLDAWRDQVVRAGGKVFDYLPNYAHIVKMTPQVKAVVEKMPMVQFVGYNQPAFRISPKLLEAPTPYSLDEPGRIMLNIVTFEVADAKPVRERITAKKEVRYLQHGENIVQVSIPADQSIEIAKEIANYPEVYWVERYFQPTLHNAWSRWINQSLDSTGMRAAADSWKSKLTNNTADDSLKMPIYKRGLYGQGQIVGDDDTGMDWDNIYFRDASLKPLYDKNKDTIVDFQNAHRKIVSYNVHADTFDLTSSGHGSHTSGSIGADSLGWLTTQASLPRAMGMAPKCRIAFTDIGGASDALVLPTNYADIYIWEYNAGARVTSSSWGQSAGGASSYTINCRQLDTVAWAHQDLVMFRSAGNDNTSGDRVNSPATSKNIVCVGASESGFGSTATTWAVNGTADRNELLDVAEFSSHGPTDEGLRRPAILGCGGWYIWSVDSDGSLTTNNTGIVTMGGTSMSTPTMAGMGAQVRQYLTEGWWKTGTKVAGDAIAAPKGALIKSLMMLATRNFNGAYSIDAIGQTGTQNVPSQGQGWGGVVLDDALYFSGDARKLKIDDAKTFTTTGQTYSYTISTGTSTTEPLKIVLAYYDYPSASPSTDISVNNLNLTVTDGTNTYLGNVFGQPASNGFSITGGTADTVNPEEVVWLAPASSKASRTFTVTVTAAAINRGPQPFAITAAGDIISSTNFRDALAVSFAGMNLMASSDGVNLTWRTESEQECLRWEIERSENADQGFVTVGKVDGGGTTSQPKNYSYTDNTITAKGEYYYRLAEIGANGSTTYYGPMSIGFGGDIPAAYMLAQSIPNPTIGSTNISFALKRSGNTS
- a CDS encoding immune inhibitor A, which codes for MPEKTVYGDGNSGTVEIIGCGVFCHEFGHALGLPDLYDTGGYGEGLGNWSAMAAGSWGGNGLTNATPVCLDVWCKRFLGWIVPFNVTQNGSYNFSATLSDSHRTTARVSKLGLLTNTQFWLIEDRRSAATGPVSGVAWDQNIYSSGLAIYHIDSTYTTTTYLNANTVNNAGSRALGVALEETDQTAATYVSELYNGTNRGDAADMWNSTNQANFDSTGTAYPITYLNNGTSRSGTAIRKIPAAGKSGDIAKAMLCTLYVIPAGPLGVNLSQFTATTGQYGITLNWRTESEMESYAWAIERTNGPAENYQTVANLPSYGTTNTAHDYSFTDYSPELTSGVYYYRLIQSDASGDQNSFGPLEVSYIKPGPAALGYALMPAFPNPSQGGVSFKYSLKQAGQTSIKVYNLLGMEVQTLSEGWKEAGMHPAMWNGKDRQGKLSANGVYFYKLVSGNFTATKKITILR
- a CDS encoding immune inhibitor A, which encodes MNKIMTTLFMCLFLTTGLLQAMPPREGIVLDKEQMELMQKLGIDSPKNGILQSEIKLGRTKISGNRNYPVVTGDFTDTVHIYTNAAMQTNLFNTGAGVKSVNNYYRDMSYNAMSCSGSVFNWVSSGNTRAYFGNNAGGLTDGTTKNTYEFILKTLQACDAAVNFANPSFDSNNDDTVDVLWVIHAGRGREETGLNADIHSHSFWLTGFTGGVPYVTGDVNSRGKNVRINI